The following coding sequences lie in one Anoplolepis gracilipes chromosome 4, ASM4749672v1, whole genome shotgun sequence genomic window:
- the Ctr9 gene encoding RNA polymerase-associated protein CTR9 homolog isoform X1: MAGSIEIPLRDTDEVIELYLDQLPDGDEVLGILRQEHGQLNIWVNLALEYYKLQKIEDFIKILESSRIDANIDYRDYEKDQMRALDMLAAYYVQEANKEKNKDKKRDLFTKATLLYTTADKIIMYDQNHLLGRAYFCLLEGDKMEQADAQFNFVLNQSQNNIPSLLGKACIAFNKKDYRGALAFYKKALRTNPQCPAAVRLGMGHCFMKLNNQEKARLAFERALQLDGQCVGALVGLSVLKLNQQQPDSIRTGVQMLSKAYTIDSTNPMVLNHLANHFFFKKDYNKVQHLALHAFHNTENEAMRAESCYQLARAFHVQGDYDQAFQYYYQATQFAPPVFVLPHFGLGQMYVYRGDAENAAQCFEKVLKAQPGNYETMKILGSLYANSSSQSKRDIAKNHLRKVTEQFPDDVEAWIELAQILEQSDLNAALNAYGTATRILKEKVQADIPPEILNNVGALHYRLGNLEEARKNLEESLARSKADALHDSIYYNSIAVTTTYNLARLNEALCIFDRAEKLYKDILKEHPNYVDCYLRLGCMARDKGQIYEASDWFKDALRINNEHPDAWSLLGNLHLAKMEWGPGQKKFERILKNPTTSTDAYSLIALGNIWLQTLHQSGKDKEREKRHQDRALAMYKQVLRNDPKNIWAANGIGAVLAHKGCVNEARDIFAQVREATAEFCDVWLNIAHIYVEQKQFVSAIQMYENCLRKFYRYHHVEVLQYLGRAYFKAGKLKEAKLTLLKARRVAPQDTVLLYNIALVLQRLATQILKDEKSTLTTVLQAVHELGLSHKYFQYLSAHGDRMEQLAEGEARRCQDLLSQAQYHVARARRLDEEEKMLRRKQEEERQAFKMRQTEEQRKLEEMRRQKEEEMLQKRQEYVEKTKNALVFGEMPSEKPGRKGKRVRTDQYISDSGGSDRDEGREEAPKERRRKRKPSSEIKERKSRGKGKRRKEAGSGNSGSESDQPKRKRGKKNTGSRKEKSTRKGAIESTFKGKIKSKETISTSESDSDTGGLKIASGGESGNENQPHGSRRIASDSENSRASRSRSRSRSKSGSRSRSSSRSRSASRSQSRSRSRSRSASGSRSRSVSRSRSRSVSGSRSGSAKSRSRSRSGSRKSGSRSRSNSGSRRSGSKARSRSSSRKSDSRSRSPNGSRKGTSRSRSRSKSGSRSGSEERQSRSKSRSRSKSKSVSRSKSRSKSRSRSDSKSRSRSRSKSGSRSRSPSGSARSASPVSRKSVSGSGGSDSE, encoded by the exons ATGGCGGGTTCTATAGAGATACCACTTCGCGATACAGATGAG gtTATAGAACTTTATTTAGATCAGTTACCAGATGGAGATGAAGTTCTGGGGATTCTGCGGCAAGAACATGGCCAGCTTAATATCTGGGTCAATTTGGCC cTCGAGTATTATAAGCTGCagaaaattgaagattttattaaaatccttGAATCTTCTCGTATTGATGCAAATATTGACTATCGTGACTATGAAAAAGATCAGATGCGAGCCCTTGACATGTTGGCTGCCTATTATGTCCAGGAAgccaataaagaaaaaaataaagataaaaaaagagatcttTTTACAAAAGCTACATTATTGTATACAACAGCTGACAAGATCATCATGTATGACCAG AATCATTTGCTCGGCCGAGCTTATTTCTGTCTGCTCGAAGGTGATAAAATGGAGCAGGCAGATGCACAATTCAATTTTGTGTTGAATCAgtcacaaaataatatacctTCTTTACTTGGCAAAGCCTGCATTGcttttaacaaaaaagacTATAGAGGTGCTctagcattttataaaaaagctcTCAGGACTAATCCACAATGTCCAGCCGCTGTTAGATTGGGAATGGGACATTGTTTTATGAAATTGAATAATCAAGAAAAAGCGCGACTCGCGTTCGAAAGAGCTTTGCAGTTGGACGGGCAATGCGTTGGTGCACTTGTCGGACTttcagttttaaaattaaatcagcaACAGCCCGACAGCATACGAACTGGTGTGCAGATGTTATCAAAGGCTTATACGATCGATTCGACAAATCCGATGGTGTTAAATCACTTGGCAAACCACTTCTTTTTCAAGAAAGATTACAATAAAGTTCAACATTTAGCATTACACGCGTTTCATAATACGGAAAATGAAGCCATGCGAGCAGAAAGTTGTTATCAATTAGCCAGAGCATTCCACGTTCAA ggTGATTACGATCAAgcgtttcaatattattatcaggCAACGCAATTCGCTCCACCTGTATTTGTATTACCGCATTTTGGTTTAGGACAGATGTACGTTTATCGTGGCGATGCCGAAAAT gCTGCTCAATGCTTCGAGAAAGTTTTGAAAGCACAACCAGGAAATTATGAGACTATGAAAATCCTTGGCTCACTTTATGCTAACTCGAGTTCCCAATCAAAACGCGACATCGCAAAAAATCATTTGCGAAAGGTAACAGAACAGTTTCCTGATGATGTCGAAGCTTGGATCGAATTAGCACAAATATTGGAACAAAGTGATCTAAATGCAGCCTTAAATGCTTATGGAACTGCAACCAGAATCTTGAAGGAAAAAGTTCAAGCAGATATCCCACCAGAGATCTTGAATAATGTAGGAGCATTACATTAcag ACTCGGTAATTTGGAAGAAGCCAGAAAAAACTTGGAAGAATCTCTGGCGCGTTCAAAAGCAGATGCTCTGCATGATtccatatattacaattcgaTAGCAGTGACAACTACGTATAATTTAGCGCGTCTTAATGAGGCATTGTGTATATTCGACCGAGCAGAAAAACTATACAAAGACATTTTGAAGGAGCATCCAAATTATGTTGACTGTTATTTAAGACTCGGTTGCATGGCCAGAGACAAAGGACAGATATACGAGGCGTCCGATTGGTTCAAGGATGCTTTGAGAATCAATAATGAACATCCAGATGCATGGTCGTTGCTGGGCAATCTGCACTTGGCCAAGATGGAATGGGGTCCTGGTCAAAAGAAATTTGAGAGAATTCTGAAAAATCCAACAACAAGTACAGATGCTTATTCTTTGATAGCTCTAGGAAATATCTGGCTGCAAACATTACATCAGAGTGGAAAggacaaagaaagagaaaaacgaCATCAAGATCGTGCATTAGCCATGTATAAGCAG GTTTTGAGAAATGATCCGAAGAACATTTGGGCTGCGAATGGCATTGGTGCAGTACTTGCGCATAAGGGTTGTGTAAACGAAGCTAGAGATATATTTGCTCAAGTGCGCGAAGCAACAGCAGAATTTTGTGATGTTTGGCTGAACATTGCACATATTTATGTGGAACAGAAGCAATTTGTTAGCGCTATTCAAatg tACGAAAATTGCTTGCGTAAATTCTATAGATATCATCATGTTGAAGTCTTGCAATATCTTGGAAGAGCTTATTTCAAAGCTGGCAAACTAAAAGAAGCAAAGCTgacattattaaaa gCACGTCGAGTAGCTCCACAAGATACCGTCTTATTGTATAACATTGCCCTTGTACTCCAACGATTGGCCACGCAAATTCTTAAAGATGAAAAATCGACGTTGACAACTGTACTTCAGGCAGTTCATGAACTGGGTCTTTCGCataaatatttccaatatttatcAGCACATGGCGACAGGATGGAACAATTAGCTGAGGGTGAAGCTAGGAGATGCCAAGATTTATTATCACAAGCGCAATATCATGTGGCTCGAGCTAGAAGACTAgacgaagaagagaaaatgttGAGGCGAAAACAAGAAGAAGAAAG GCAAGCTTTCAAAATGCGTCAGACGGAAGAACAACGTAAACTGGAAGAGATGCGTCGtcagaaagaagaagaaatgttACAAAAGCGACAAGAATATGTGGAGAAAACTAAAAATGCTCTGGTATTCGGAGAAATGCCATCGGAAAAACCTGGAAGAAAAGGCAAAAGAGTCCGAACTGATCAGTATATCAGTGACAGCGGAGGATCTGATAGAGACGAAGGCAGGGAAGAAGCGCCGAAAGAAAGAAGACGTAAGAGGAAACCGAGCAGTGAAATTAAAGAAAGGAAGAGCAGAGGTAAAGGCAAACGTAGGAAAGAAGCTGGAAGTGGCAATAgcg GATCGGAAAGCGATCAACCGAAACGTAAACGTGGCAAAAAGAATACCGGGAGTAGGAAAGAAAAATCTACACGCAAGGGTGCAATCGAGAGTACTTTCAAGGGTAAAATTAAATCGAAGGAAACTATCTCGACGAGCGAATCGGATAGTGATACTGGTGGACTTAAGATTGCTAGCgg AGGTGAAAGTGGCAATGAGAATCAACCACATGGCAGCAGACGAATTGCATCTGACTCGGAAAATTCTCGCGCTTCGCGATCACGATCTCGTTCAAGATCAAAATCAGGAAGTCGTTCGAGAAGCAGCTCACGTTCACGTTCCGCTTCTCGTTCGCAATCACGATCGCGTTCTCGATCTCGATCTGCCTCTGGATCAAGATCTAGAAGCGTTTCGAGATCAAGAAGTCGTTCGGTATCTGGGTCAAGATCAGGTTCGGCTAAAAGCAGGTCAAGATCGAGGTCGGGCTCGCGTAAAAGCGGTTCACGATCAAGGTCTAATAGTGGCTCGCGAAGAAGCGGATCGAAGGCAAGATCAAGGTCAAGTTCGAGGAAGAGCGATTCCAGGTCGAGGTCACCAAATGGTTCAAGGAAAGGCACGTCTCGTTCAAGGTCCAGATCCAAAAGCGGTTCTCGCTCGGGCTCGGAGGAACGCCAATCAAGAAGCAAGAGTCGATCGCGATCTAAATCAAAGTCTGTTTCAAGATCCAAATCAAGATCCAAATCAAGATCGAGAAGCGACAGTAAATCGCGATCGCGTTCCAGATCAAAGAGCGGTTCTCGAAGCCGGAGTCCGAGTGGATCGGCGCG GTCTGCATCCCCCGTATCTAGGAAATCAGTATCGGGTAGCGGTGGTAGTGATAGCGAATAA
- the Ctr9 gene encoding RNA polymerase-associated protein CTR9 homolog isoform X2 yields MAGSIEIPLRDTDEVIELYLDQLPDGDEVLGILRQEHGQLNIWVNLALEYYKLQKIEDFIKILESSRIDANIDYRDYEKDQMRALDMLAAYYVQEANKEKNKDKKRDLFTKATLLYTTADKIIMYDQNHLLGRAYFCLLEGDKMEQADAQFNFVLNQSQNNIPSLLGKACIAFNKKDYRGALAFYKKALRTNPQCPAAVRLGMGHCFMKLNNQEKARLAFERALQLDGQCVGALVGLSVLKLNQQQPDSIRTGVQMLSKAYTIDSTNPMVLNHLANHFFFKKDYNKVQHLALHAFHNTENEAMRAESCYQLARAFHVQGDYDQAFQYYYQATQFAPPVFVLPHFGLGQMYVYRGDAENAAQCFEKVLKAQPGNYETMKILGSLYANSSSQSKRDIAKNHLRKVTEQFPDDVEAWIELAQILEQSDLNAALNAYGTATRILKEKVQADIPPEILNNVGALHYRLGNLEEARKNLEESLARSKADALHDSIYYNSIAVTTTYNLARLNEALCIFDRAEKLYKDILKEHPNYVDCYLRLGCMARDKGQIYEASDWFKDALRINNEHPDAWSLLGNLHLAKMEWGPGQKKFERILKNPTTSTDAYSLIALGNIWLQTLHQSGKDKEREKRHQDRALAMYKQVLRNDPKNIWAANGIGAVLAHKGCVNEARDIFAQVREATAEFCDVWLNIAHIYVEQKQFVSAIQMYENCLRKFYRYHHVEVLQYLGRAYFKAGKLKEAKLTLLKARRVAPQDTVLLYNIALVLQRLATQILKDEKSTLTTVLQAVHELGLSHKYFQYLSAHGDRMEQLAEGEARRCQDLLSQAQYHVARARRLDEEEKMLRRKQEEERQAFKMRQTEEQRKLEEMRRQKEEEMLQKRQEYVEKTKNALVFGEMPSEKPGRKGKRVRTDQYISDSGGSDRDEGREEAPKERRRKRKPSSEIKERKSRGSESDQPKRKRGKKNTGSRKEKSTRKGAIESTFKGKIKSKETISTSESDSDTGGLKIASGGESGNENQPHGSRRIASDSENSRASRSRSRSRSKSGSRSRSSSRSRSASRSQSRSRSRSRSASGSRSRSVSRSRSRSVSGSRSGSAKSRSRSRSGSRKSGSRSRSNSGSRRSGSKARSRSSSRKSDSRSRSPNGSRKGTSRSRSRSKSGSRSGSEERQSRSKSRSRSKSKSVSRSKSRSKSRSRSDSKSRSRSRSKSGSRSRSPSGSARSASPVSRKSVSGSGGSDSE; encoded by the exons ATGGCGGGTTCTATAGAGATACCACTTCGCGATACAGATGAG gtTATAGAACTTTATTTAGATCAGTTACCAGATGGAGATGAAGTTCTGGGGATTCTGCGGCAAGAACATGGCCAGCTTAATATCTGGGTCAATTTGGCC cTCGAGTATTATAAGCTGCagaaaattgaagattttattaaaatccttGAATCTTCTCGTATTGATGCAAATATTGACTATCGTGACTATGAAAAAGATCAGATGCGAGCCCTTGACATGTTGGCTGCCTATTATGTCCAGGAAgccaataaagaaaaaaataaagataaaaaaagagatcttTTTACAAAAGCTACATTATTGTATACAACAGCTGACAAGATCATCATGTATGACCAG AATCATTTGCTCGGCCGAGCTTATTTCTGTCTGCTCGAAGGTGATAAAATGGAGCAGGCAGATGCACAATTCAATTTTGTGTTGAATCAgtcacaaaataatatacctTCTTTACTTGGCAAAGCCTGCATTGcttttaacaaaaaagacTATAGAGGTGCTctagcattttataaaaaagctcTCAGGACTAATCCACAATGTCCAGCCGCTGTTAGATTGGGAATGGGACATTGTTTTATGAAATTGAATAATCAAGAAAAAGCGCGACTCGCGTTCGAAAGAGCTTTGCAGTTGGACGGGCAATGCGTTGGTGCACTTGTCGGACTttcagttttaaaattaaatcagcaACAGCCCGACAGCATACGAACTGGTGTGCAGATGTTATCAAAGGCTTATACGATCGATTCGACAAATCCGATGGTGTTAAATCACTTGGCAAACCACTTCTTTTTCAAGAAAGATTACAATAAAGTTCAACATTTAGCATTACACGCGTTTCATAATACGGAAAATGAAGCCATGCGAGCAGAAAGTTGTTATCAATTAGCCAGAGCATTCCACGTTCAA ggTGATTACGATCAAgcgtttcaatattattatcaggCAACGCAATTCGCTCCACCTGTATTTGTATTACCGCATTTTGGTTTAGGACAGATGTACGTTTATCGTGGCGATGCCGAAAAT gCTGCTCAATGCTTCGAGAAAGTTTTGAAAGCACAACCAGGAAATTATGAGACTATGAAAATCCTTGGCTCACTTTATGCTAACTCGAGTTCCCAATCAAAACGCGACATCGCAAAAAATCATTTGCGAAAGGTAACAGAACAGTTTCCTGATGATGTCGAAGCTTGGATCGAATTAGCACAAATATTGGAACAAAGTGATCTAAATGCAGCCTTAAATGCTTATGGAACTGCAACCAGAATCTTGAAGGAAAAAGTTCAAGCAGATATCCCACCAGAGATCTTGAATAATGTAGGAGCATTACATTAcag ACTCGGTAATTTGGAAGAAGCCAGAAAAAACTTGGAAGAATCTCTGGCGCGTTCAAAAGCAGATGCTCTGCATGATtccatatattacaattcgaTAGCAGTGACAACTACGTATAATTTAGCGCGTCTTAATGAGGCATTGTGTATATTCGACCGAGCAGAAAAACTATACAAAGACATTTTGAAGGAGCATCCAAATTATGTTGACTGTTATTTAAGACTCGGTTGCATGGCCAGAGACAAAGGACAGATATACGAGGCGTCCGATTGGTTCAAGGATGCTTTGAGAATCAATAATGAACATCCAGATGCATGGTCGTTGCTGGGCAATCTGCACTTGGCCAAGATGGAATGGGGTCCTGGTCAAAAGAAATTTGAGAGAATTCTGAAAAATCCAACAACAAGTACAGATGCTTATTCTTTGATAGCTCTAGGAAATATCTGGCTGCAAACATTACATCAGAGTGGAAAggacaaagaaagagaaaaacgaCATCAAGATCGTGCATTAGCCATGTATAAGCAG GTTTTGAGAAATGATCCGAAGAACATTTGGGCTGCGAATGGCATTGGTGCAGTACTTGCGCATAAGGGTTGTGTAAACGAAGCTAGAGATATATTTGCTCAAGTGCGCGAAGCAACAGCAGAATTTTGTGATGTTTGGCTGAACATTGCACATATTTATGTGGAACAGAAGCAATTTGTTAGCGCTATTCAAatg tACGAAAATTGCTTGCGTAAATTCTATAGATATCATCATGTTGAAGTCTTGCAATATCTTGGAAGAGCTTATTTCAAAGCTGGCAAACTAAAAGAAGCAAAGCTgacattattaaaa gCACGTCGAGTAGCTCCACAAGATACCGTCTTATTGTATAACATTGCCCTTGTACTCCAACGATTGGCCACGCAAATTCTTAAAGATGAAAAATCGACGTTGACAACTGTACTTCAGGCAGTTCATGAACTGGGTCTTTCGCataaatatttccaatatttatcAGCACATGGCGACAGGATGGAACAATTAGCTGAGGGTGAAGCTAGGAGATGCCAAGATTTATTATCACAAGCGCAATATCATGTGGCTCGAGCTAGAAGACTAgacgaagaagagaaaatgttGAGGCGAAAACAAGAAGAAGAAAG GCAAGCTTTCAAAATGCGTCAGACGGAAGAACAACGTAAACTGGAAGAGATGCGTCGtcagaaagaagaagaaatgttACAAAAGCGACAAGAATATGTGGAGAAAACTAAAAATGCTCTGGTATTCGGAGAAATGCCATCGGAAAAACCTGGAAGAAAAGGCAAAAGAGTCCGAACTGATCAGTATATCAGTGACAGCGGAGGATCTGATAGAGACGAAGGCAGGGAAGAAGCGCCGAAAGAAAGAAGACGTAAGAGGAAACCGAGCAGTGAAATTAAAGAAAGGAAGAGCAGAG GATCGGAAAGCGATCAACCGAAACGTAAACGTGGCAAAAAGAATACCGGGAGTAGGAAAGAAAAATCTACACGCAAGGGTGCAATCGAGAGTACTTTCAAGGGTAAAATTAAATCGAAGGAAACTATCTCGACGAGCGAATCGGATAGTGATACTGGTGGACTTAAGATTGCTAGCgg AGGTGAAAGTGGCAATGAGAATCAACCACATGGCAGCAGACGAATTGCATCTGACTCGGAAAATTCTCGCGCTTCGCGATCACGATCTCGTTCAAGATCAAAATCAGGAAGTCGTTCGAGAAGCAGCTCACGTTCACGTTCCGCTTCTCGTTCGCAATCACGATCGCGTTCTCGATCTCGATCTGCCTCTGGATCAAGATCTAGAAGCGTTTCGAGATCAAGAAGTCGTTCGGTATCTGGGTCAAGATCAGGTTCGGCTAAAAGCAGGTCAAGATCGAGGTCGGGCTCGCGTAAAAGCGGTTCACGATCAAGGTCTAATAGTGGCTCGCGAAGAAGCGGATCGAAGGCAAGATCAAGGTCAAGTTCGAGGAAGAGCGATTCCAGGTCGAGGTCACCAAATGGTTCAAGGAAAGGCACGTCTCGTTCAAGGTCCAGATCCAAAAGCGGTTCTCGCTCGGGCTCGGAGGAACGCCAATCAAGAAGCAAGAGTCGATCGCGATCTAAATCAAAGTCTGTTTCAAGATCCAAATCAAGATCCAAATCAAGATCGAGAAGCGACAGTAAATCGCGATCGCGTTCCAGATCAAAGAGCGGTTCTCGAAGCCGGAGTCCGAGTGGATCGGCGCG GTCTGCATCCCCCGTATCTAGGAAATCAGTATCGGGTAGCGGTGGTAGTGATAGCGAATAA